From one Candidatus Methanoplasma termitum genomic stretch:
- a CDS encoding DUF357 domain-containing protein translates to MNNTVSEEKIDRYLEITKKALEKLKIAAPDRSFGKRLADDFLDMATSYYNDAKHFRDVGDLVTAFAAVNYAHGWLDCGARIGLFDVGEDDVLFTLFE, encoded by the coding sequence ATGAACAACACCGTTTCCGAAGAAAAGATCGACAGATATCTTGAGATAACAAAGAAAGCGCTGGAAAAGCTCAAGATAGCGGCCCCTGACAGGTCCTTCGGGAAAAGACTTGCCGATGACTTCCTTGATATGGCAACATCATATTACAACGATGCGAAGCACTTCAGAGACGTGGGGGATCTTGTCACGGCATTCGCAGCCGTCAATTACGCACACGGGTGGTTGGACTGCGGTGCGAGGATAGGTCTGTTCGATGTCGGAGAGGACGACGTCCTCTTCACACTCTTTGAATGA
- a CDS encoding pantoate kinase — MTSAYCPAHITCFFKPSESFRNILERGSEGVGIRLGAGSIVHVDEIKGRTKVIIDGKEDEAKITRHVLGHMASGRTFEVNVECRVPPGQGFGMSASGAVAAALCLAEMTGKSRREAFEAAHAADAICGGGLGDVSGLMHEGDVPIRIKAGLPPVGRVYDMKLSFETMTVVVLGDKLSTAGVLGNAGKLRSISEAGGTAMLEFRTNDMTKNDSDAVKRSLFEISNKFSAEANVRGQAVDAAIELLKKNGIRSAMCMLGNSIFTDAPEKEVREVLGEGKIFSTSSTNEPAHIIQRV; from the coding sequence ATGACATCAGCATACTGTCCGGCACACATAACCTGTTTCTTCAAACCATCCGAATCCTTCCGCAATATATTGGAGAGGGGGTCGGAAGGAGTCGGCATCAGGCTAGGGGCCGGCTCCATCGTTCACGTGGATGAGATCAAAGGAAGAACAAAGGTCATTATCGACGGAAAAGAGGATGAAGCAAAGATAACGAGACATGTCCTGGGTCATATGGCATCGGGCCGTACTTTCGAGGTAAATGTCGAGTGCAGGGTCCCGCCGGGGCAAGGGTTCGGAATGAGCGCATCCGGAGCGGTCGCAGCGGCCTTGTGTTTAGCGGAGATGACCGGGAAGAGCAGAAGGGAAGCATTCGAAGCGGCGCATGCCGCCGATGCCATATGCGGAGGCGGACTCGGGGATGTCTCGGGGCTTATGCATGAAGGCGACGTTCCGATAAGGATCAAGGCAGGTCTCCCGCCGGTCGGCAGAGTATATGATATGAAACTTTCCTTTGAAACAATGACCGTTGTTGTGCTGGGCGATAAACTCAGCACGGCGGGAGTTCTCGGGAATGCCGGCAAGCTCAGATCCATAAGCGAAGCGGGCGGCACAGCCATGTTGGAGTTCAGGACTAACGATATGACAAAAAATGACAGTGATGCGGTAAAAAGGTCGCTGTTCGAGATATCAAACAAATTTTCGGCCGAGGCCAATGTCCGAGGTCAGGCTGTTGATGCAGCGATCGAGCTGCTCAAAAAGAACGGAATAAGGTCTGCGATGTGCATGCTCGGAAACAGCATTTTCACTGATGCACCGGAGAAAGAAGTCAGGGAAGTATTGGGCGAAGGAAAAATATTCTCGACATCGTCCACCAATGAGCCAGCACACATCATTCAAAGAGTGTGA